The following are encoded together in the Sphingomicrobium clamense genome:
- the glmS gene encoding glutamine--fructose-6-phosphate transaminase (isomerizing) yields MCGIVGIVGKEPVAERLFDGLKRLEYRGYDSAGICTLTEDGFDRRRAEGKLNNLRAELDAKPLSGDIGIAHTRWATHGAPVEKNAHPHIVGKVAIIHNGIIENFKPLREELAAEGREFQSDTDSEVVGHLVDREIQAGKSPRDAVAAVLSRLQGAFGMAFLFLDHPDLIIGARHGSPLTVGFGEGENYLGSDAIALAPLSQRIAYLDDGDWVVLTPDAVEIYDKDNERVEREIVNSGASAAAVEKGNYRHYMQKEIFEQPIVVAQTLQSYVRPFEGKIALPDIDLDLAGVNRVTIVACGTSFYAGMVAKYWIEQFARVPVDIDVASEFRYRDPVMEDGGLALFISQSGETADTLAALAYAKEQKQVIAAVINVPTSTMAREADIVLPTHAGPEIGVASTKAFTCQLAVLAAFAANLARAKGKMSEEEEADLVAHLREVPETLNQALDHDEDIASMAHLVAPARDVLYLGRGQDYPLAMEGALKLKEISYIHAEGYASGEMKHGPIALIDDKVPVIVLAPSGPLFEKTVSNMQEVAARGGKIILISDAKGIAEAGEGCMATIEMPEAHPLIQPIVYAVPVQLLAYHVAVAKGTDVDQPRNLAKSVTVE; encoded by the coding sequence ATGTGTGGGATCGTCGGGATTGTCGGCAAGGAACCGGTCGCCGAACGTCTGTTCGACGGGCTCAAGCGGCTCGAATATCGCGGTTATGACAGCGCGGGCATCTGCACGCTGACCGAGGACGGATTCGACCGTCGCCGGGCCGAGGGCAAGCTCAACAATTTGCGTGCCGAGCTCGACGCCAAGCCGCTGTCGGGCGACATCGGGATCGCGCATACGCGCTGGGCGACCCATGGTGCGCCGGTCGAAAAGAATGCGCACCCGCACATCGTCGGCAAGGTCGCGATCATCCACAACGGCATCATCGAGAATTTCAAGCCGTTGCGCGAAGAGCTCGCCGCTGAGGGGCGCGAGTTCCAGAGCGATACGGACAGCGAAGTGGTCGGCCACTTGGTCGACCGCGAGATCCAGGCGGGCAAATCGCCGCGCGATGCGGTCGCCGCTGTCCTCAGCCGCCTGCAGGGCGCGTTCGGCATGGCGTTCCTGTTCCTCGACCATCCCGATCTGATCATCGGTGCGCGCCACGGCTCGCCGCTCACGGTCGGTTTTGGCGAAGGCGAGAATTATCTCGGGTCGGACGCGATCGCGCTTGCGCCGCTGTCGCAGCGCATCGCCTATCTCGATGATGGCGACTGGGTTGTGCTGACCCCCGATGCCGTCGAGATTTACGACAAGGACAATGAGCGCGTCGAGCGCGAGATCGTCAATTCGGGCGCCAGCGCCGCGGCGGTCGAAAAGGGCAATTATCGCCACTACATGCAGAAGGAAATCTTCGAACAGCCGATCGTGGTCGCCCAGACCCTTCAAAGCTACGTTCGCCCGTTCGAGGGCAAGATCGCCTTGCCCGATATCGATCTCGATCTCGCCGGGGTCAATCGCGTGACGATCGTCGCGTGTGGGACCAGCTTCTACGCCGGGATGGTCGCCAAATACTGGATCGAGCAGTTCGCGCGCGTGCCGGTCGACATCGATGTCGCCTCCGAATTCCGCTATCGCGATCCGGTGATGGAAGATGGCGGGCTCGCGCTCTTCATCTCTCAGTCGGGCGAAACCGCCGACACGCTCGCGGCTCTGGCTTATGCCAAGGAGCAGAAGCAGGTCATCGCGGCCGTCATCAACGTTCCGACGTCGACCATGGCGCGCGAGGCGGACATCGTTCTGCCGACGCATGCCGGCCCCGAAATCGGTGTCGCCTCGACCAAGGCCTTCACTTGCCAGCTTGCCGTGCTCGCCGCGTTCGCCGCCAATCTCGCGCGTGCCAAGGGGAAGATGAGCGAAGAGGAGGAGGCCGACCTGGTCGCGCATCTTCGCGAAGTGCCCGAAACGCTCAACCAGGCGCTCGATCATGACGAGGATATCGCCTCAATGGCGCACCTCGTCGCCCCGGCGCGCGATGTGCTCTATCTCGGTCGCGGGCAGGACTATCCGCTGGCGATGGAAGGCGCGCTCAAGCTCAAGGAAATCAGCTACATCCACGCCGAAGGCTACGCCTCGGGCGAGATGAAGCACGGGCCGATCGCACTGATCGACGACAAGGTGCCGGTGATCGTGCTCGCGCCCTCGGGACCGCTGTTCGAGAAGACGGTCAGCAATATGCAGGAAGTCGCCGCGCGCGGTGGCAAGATCATCCTCATCTCCGACGCGAAAGGCATCGCGGAGGCCGGCGAAGGCTGCATGGCGACGATCGAGATGCCCGAGGCGCATCCGCTGATCCAGCCGATCGTCTATGCCGTCCCGGTGCAGCTGCTTGCCTATCACGTCGCGGTTGCCAAGGGCACCGACGTCGACCAGCCGCGCAACCTCGCCAAGTCGGTAACGGTCGAATAG
- a CDS encoding UrcA family protein, whose product MTKTFLTAAALAFATPAFAEPVTVIVPTAGYDLSTPEGRAALYDRAARLAEKECGDASAFDLKGKKAVRECRETVMTAVQRHAAQSRLVDAAR is encoded by the coding sequence ATGACCAAGACTTTCCTGACCGCCGCCGCATTGGCCTTTGCCACCCCGGCGTTTGCCGAACCCGTTACCGTCATCGTGCCGACCGCAGGCTATGACCTGTCGACGCCCGAGGGCCGCGCCGCGCTCTACGACCGCGCCGCCCGTCTCGCCGAGAAGGAATGCGGCGATGCGTCCGCATTCGACCTTAAGGGCAAGAAGGCGGTGCGCGAATGCCGTGAGACCGTGATGACCGCGGTTCAGCGCCACGCCGCCCAGTCGCGGCTCGTCGACGCCGCTCGCTGA
- a CDS encoding LysR family transcriptional regulator encodes MFDWNDVKYFLAVADEGSTLKAARLLGANQTTVARRVSALEAALGLELFEKRQSGYRLSSAGQDLLEKARATAKAAAAVEAEANAATREVAGVVRLTTNETYAEIVLPPLLAKFRRQYPDVRIEVDHSQTNRDLAKGEADVALRFTKDPKGDALVVRHLFDDAWTCYCSEEYAAEHGRPKTLKQLAGHHFISGGGASIEGIFDAWLEKYAPGVEPDLHYDTLTGMISAARAGLGITFISTMTASHFPDLVQLFPPHPRGYRTWLITHDRIRRQPHIKAVMTGLGDLLIERAKETGAA; translated from the coding sequence ATGTTCGACTGGAACGACGTCAAATATTTCCTCGCGGTTGCCGACGAAGGCAGCACGCTCAAGGCGGCACGCCTGCTGGGCGCGAACCAGACCACCGTGGCGCGTCGCGTGTCCGCGCTCGAGGCGGCGCTGGGCCTCGAACTCTTTGAAAAGCGGCAGTCAGGCTATCGCCTGTCCTCGGCGGGACAGGACCTGCTCGAAAAGGCCCGCGCGACGGCGAAGGCTGCGGCGGCGGTCGAGGCCGAGGCCAATGCGGCGACGCGCGAAGTCGCCGGCGTCGTCCGCCTGACCACCAACGAGACTTACGCTGAAATCGTGCTGCCGCCGCTGCTCGCCAAGTTCAGGCGCCAATATCCCGACGTTCGCATCGAGGTCGATCACAGCCAGACCAATCGCGATCTCGCCAAGGGCGAGGCCGATGTCGCGCTTCGATTCACCAAGGACCCCAAGGGCGACGCGCTGGTTGTCCGACACCTCTTTGACGATGCCTGGACCTGCTACTGCAGCGAGGAGTATGCCGCCGAGCATGGGCGCCCCAAAACGCTCAAGCAATTGGCGGGGCACCATTTTATCTCCGGGGGCGGCGCCTCTATCGAGGGGATCTTCGACGCCTGGCTCGAGAAATACGCGCCGGGCGTCGAACCCGACCTGCATTACGATACGCTGACCGGCATGATTTCGGCGGCGCGCGCCGGGCTTGGCATCACCTTCATCTCGACGATGACGGCTTCACATTTTCCCGACCTCGTGCAGCTCTTCCCGCCCCACCCGCGCGGCTACCGCACCTGGCTGATCACGCACGACCGTATCCGCCGCCAACCGCACATCAAGGCGGTCATGACGGGGCTGGGAGACCTGTTGATCGAGCGCGCGAAGGAAACCGGCGCGGCCTAG